A window of Variovorax paradoxus EPS genomic DNA:
ACGGCGCTCGAGAACGTGATGGTCGGCCGCCACATCCGCACCCACTCGGGCGTGTTCGGCGCGATGCTGCGCACCGGCAGCTTCAAGGCCGAGGAAAAGGCTATCGCCGACCGCGCGCACGAGTTGCTCGACTACGTGGGCATCGGCAAGTTCGCCGACTACAAGGCGCGCACGCTGAGCTACGGCGACCAGCGGCGCCTCGAGATTGCCCGCGCGCTGGCCACCGACCCGCAGCTCATCGCGCTGGACGAACCCGCCGCCGGCATGAACTCGACCGAAAAAGTGCTGCTGCGCGAGCTGATCGACCGCATCCGCAAGGACGACCGCACCATCCTGATCATCGAACACGACGTCAAGCTCATCATGGGCCTGTGCGATCGTGTGACCGTGCTCGACTACGGCAAGCAGATTGCCGAGGGCACGCCGGCCGACGTGCAGAAGAACGAAAAAGTGATCGAGGCTTACCTCGGAACGGGGGGGCATTGAAATGAGCACAGCAACGATGACGAGCGAAGAAGAAACCCGCGCCACCGCGGTGCAGGTCAAGGCCGCTGGCAAGACGCTGCTCAAGGTCAGCGGCCTGAAGGTCGGCTACGGCGGCATCCAGGCCGTCAAGGGCGTGGACTTCGAGGTGCGCGAGGGCGAGCTGGTCTCGCTGATCGGCTCCAACGGCGCCGGCAAGACGACCACCATGAAGGCCATCACCGGCACGCTGCCGGCGGGCGCGGGCAGCATCGAATTCCTGGGCCGCAGCATCAAGGGCCGCGGCGCCTGGGACCTCGTGGGCGAGGGCCTCGTGATGGTGCCCGAAGGCCGCGGCGTCTTCACGCGCATGACGATCACCGAGAACCTGCAGATCGGCGCCTACATCCGCAGCGACAAGGCCGGCATCGCGAGCGACATGGAACGCGTGTTCGTCACCTTCCCGCGCCTTCGCGAACGCAAGGACCAGCTCGCCGGCACGATGTCGGGCGGCGAACAGCAGATGCTCGCCATGGGCCGCGCGCTGATGGCGCGCCCCAAGGTGCTGCTGCTCGATGAACCCACCATGGGCCTGTCGCCGATCATGTGCGACAAGATCTTCGAGGTGGTGCAGACCGTCGCCGCGCAGGGCGTGACGATCCTGCTGGTGGAG
This region includes:
- a CDS encoding ABC transporter ATP-binding protein, coding for MTTTTTDTILDVRGISKRFGGLQALSDVGITIKRGQVYGLIGPNGAGKTTFFNVITGLYTPDSGTFELAGKPYQPTAVHEVAKAGIARTFQNIRLFAEMTALENVMVGRHIRTHSGVFGAMLRTGSFKAEEKAIADRAHELLDYVGIGKFADYKARTLSYGDQRRLEIARALATDPQLIALDEPAAGMNSTEKVLLRELIDRIRKDDRTILIIEHDVKLIMGLCDRVTVLDYGKQIAEGTPADVQKNEKVIEAYLGTGGH
- a CDS encoding ABC transporter ATP-binding protein, which codes for MTSEEETRATAVQVKAAGKTLLKVSGLKVGYGGIQAVKGVDFEVREGELVSLIGSNGAGKTTTMKAITGTLPAGAGSIEFLGRSIKGRGAWDLVGEGLVMVPEGRGVFTRMTITENLQIGAYIRSDKAGIASDMERVFVTFPRLRERKDQLAGTMSGGEQQMLAMGRALMARPKVLLLDEPTMGLSPIMCDKIFEVVQTVAAQGVTILLVEQNANRALQLADRGYVMESGLITMDGDAKELLRDPRVRAAYLGE